A genomic segment from Desulfonatronum lacustre DSM 10312 encodes:
- a CDS encoding type II toxin-antitoxin system Phd/YefM family antitoxin, with the protein MLQTTYTNARANFSTLCDAVVDDREVVIITRRNEQSVALVAADELSSLMETAHLLRSPKNARRLLTALNRALEDEGETGTLQQLKVEVGLAE; encoded by the coding sequence ATGCTGCAAACCACCTACACCAATGCCAGGGCCAATTTCAGCACCCTCTGCGACGCGGTTGTCGATGACCGTGAAGTCGTCATCATTACCCGCCGCAATGAACAAAGTGTCGCCTTGGTCGCCGCGGACGAGTTGTCCAGCCTGATGGAAACAGCCCACTTGCTGCGTTCTCCCAAAAATGCCAGACGCTTGCTCACGGCTTTGAACCGCGCCTTGGAAGATGAAGGCGAGACCGGAACGCTCCAGCAACTGAAGGTCGAGGTCGGCCTTGCGGAGTAG
- a CDS encoding Txe/YoeB family addiction module toxin: protein MRSRPRTAVFQPEFREDLRHWVKTERKTALRILDLVEVILRDPFQGIGKPEPLKHLAPGIWSRRITQEHRLVYLVRDERIDFLQARYHY, encoded by the coding sequence TTGCGGAGTAGGCCGCGCACCGCCGTATTCCAGCCGGAATTTCGGGAAGACCTGCGCCACTGGGTCAAAACGGAGCGCAAGACCGCCCTGCGCATCCTGGATCTCGTGGAAGTGATCCTCCGCGACCCGTTCCAAGGCATCGGAAAACCCGAACCCCTCAAACACCTCGCCCCCGGCATTTGGTCCCGACGCATCACCCAGGAACACCGCCTCGTTTATCTGGTCCGGGATGAACGGATCGATTTTCTCCAGGCCAGATATCATTACTGA
- the cas2e gene encoding type I-E CRISPR-associated endoribonuclease Cas2e, which produces MLVIVVENAPPRLRGRLALWLLEVRAGVYVGKVSRRVREMIWANVKDGIDQGNAVMAWTTNTESGFDFQTLGTNRRIPVEMDGIKLVSFLPEEKEGSEQDEIASS; this is translated from the coding sequence ATGCTGGTCATCGTGGTTGAAAACGCCCCGCCCAGGTTGCGCGGACGACTGGCCTTGTGGTTGCTGGAGGTTCGGGCCGGAGTGTATGTGGGCAAGGTCTCGCGACGAGTCAGGGAAATGATCTGGGCCAATGTGAAAGACGGAATCGACCAGGGCAACGCGGTCATGGCCTGGACCACGAACACCGAATCCGGCTTCGACTTCCAAACCCTGGGAACCAATCGACGTATCCCCGTGGAAATGGACGGAATCAAACTGGTTTCCTTCCTGCCCGAGGAGAAGGAGGGGAGCGAACAGGATGAGATTGCAAGCAGCTGA
- the cas1e gene encoding type I-E CRISPR-associated endonuclease Cas1e, producing the protein MSPILPPLKPIPIKDRVSVLFVEKGNLDVLDGAFVVVDKRGARTHIPVGGVTCLMLEPGSRVSHAAVALASRVGCLLLWTGDSGVRLYSAGQPGGARADRLLYQAKLALDDDARLKVVRKMYAMRFKEEPPARRSVDQLRGIEGVRVRKMYELLAKQYGVSWKTRNYDHTNWGSGDIPNRCLSSATACLYGISEAAILAAGYAPAIGFIHTGKPQSFVYDIADIFKFETVVPVAFRVAAKKPRDPERDVRLACREVFRQTRLLRKIIPSIEEILAAGGLNVPEAHPEAVAPAIPNKENIGDAGHRG; encoded by the coding sequence ATGAGCCCGATCCTTCCTCCTCTCAAGCCCATTCCCATCAAGGACCGGGTTTCCGTGCTGTTTGTGGAAAAAGGCAATCTGGACGTGTTGGACGGCGCGTTCGTGGTGGTGGATAAGCGCGGAGCGCGCACCCACATTCCCGTGGGCGGCGTGACCTGCCTGATGCTCGAACCGGGCAGCCGGGTTTCCCATGCCGCCGTGGCCCTGGCCTCGCGCGTAGGCTGCCTCTTGCTCTGGACCGGCGATTCCGGTGTCCGGTTGTATTCCGCGGGCCAGCCCGGCGGGGCCAGGGCGGACCGGTTGCTTTATCAGGCCAAGTTGGCCCTGGACGATGATGCCCGGTTGAAGGTGGTGCGCAAGATGTACGCCATGCGCTTCAAAGAGGAACCCCCGGCTAGAAGGAGCGTGGATCAATTGCGCGGCATCGAAGGCGTGCGCGTACGCAAGATGTATGAACTCCTGGCCAAGCAGTACGGCGTTTCCTGGAAAACGCGCAACTACGATCACACCAACTGGGGCAGCGGCGATATTCCCAACCGGTGCCTGAGTTCGGCCACAGCCTGCCTGTACGGCATCAGCGAGGCGGCCATTCTTGCTGCGGGATACGCCCCGGCCATCGGCTTCATCCACACCGGCAAGCCGCAATCCTTCGTGTACGACATCGCGGACATCTTCAAGTTCGAGACCGTGGTCCCCGTCGCTTTTCGAGTCGCCGCCAAGAAACCCCGTGATCCGGAGCGCGACGTGCGTTTGGCCTGCCGGGAAGTGTTCCGCCAGACGCGCCTACTGCGCAAGATCATCCCATCAATCGAGGAGATCCTGGCCGCCGGCGGCCTGAACGTGCCCGAAGCCCACCCCGAGGCCGTGGCCCCGGCCATCCCGAACAAGGAGAACATCGGCGATGCTGGTCATCGTGGTTGA
- a CDS encoding four helix bundle protein, with product MPTFNRFEDLPVWKEAIRLAEGVYDMTESKEWRSSFSLRDQLERAALSVSNNIAEGFERGTTNELLAFLYIARGSAGEVRSMLCFLERRPGYAHFKSQISNLKSLAESCSRQLRAWADHLQNCGIKGQRHLTEKTRKQYHTKKDADDFLREMREMLPTDHPLRRRS from the coding sequence ATGCCCACCTTCAACCGTTTCGAAGACCTTCCCGTCTGGAAGGAGGCCATCCGGCTGGCTGAAGGCGTGTACGACATGACCGAGTCGAAAGAGTGGCGGAGCAGTTTCAGTTTGCGGGATCAGTTGGAGCGGGCGGCTTTGTCGGTTTCCAACAATATCGCCGAAGGGTTCGAGCGCGGCACGACCAACGAACTGCTGGCCTTTCTGTACATCGCCAGGGGGTCCGCCGGGGAGGTCCGGTCCATGCTCTGCTTTCTGGAACGCCGACCGGGCTACGCCCATTTCAAATCTCAAATCTCAAATTTGAAATCCCTGGCCGAGAGCTGTTCCCGGCAGTTGCGGGCGTGGGCCGATCATCTGCAAAACTGCGGGATCAAGGGCCAGCGTCACCTCACGGAGAAAACGCGCAAGCAGTATCACACGAAAAAGGACGCCGACGACTTCCTGCGCGAGATGCGGGAAATGCTGCCGACGGATCATCCTCTGCGGAGGCGTTCTTGA
- the cas6e gene encoding type I-E CRISPR-associated protein Cas6/Cse3/CasE yields the protein MYICRLRLDPYQSARLGMYEEHQALWDLFADHPDRKRDFIYRPLDNGRFIVISKRSPADKKNIWDIELKEYDPKLKPGDRVFFSLRLNAVRKTRDANGRQVRHDIVQDRRKRLLDEGVKDWDLPIRTVVAHDAASEWLQSRENDTGFAVETETLMVDTYQRYQVRKKPGLRPITLSVLDLKGFAHVVDSQKAKTTLLQGLGCAKGLGCGLMLVRRP from the coding sequence ATGTATATCTGCAGACTGCGACTCGATCCTTATCAATCGGCGCGGTTGGGAATGTATGAGGAACATCAGGCCTTGTGGGATCTCTTTGCCGACCACCCGGACAGGAAACGGGACTTCATCTACCGACCATTGGATAATGGTCGCTTCATCGTGATCTCGAAAAGGTCACCGGCGGACAAAAAAAATATATGGGATATTGAACTGAAAGAGTACGACCCAAAACTGAAACCCGGGGACAGGGTTTTCTTTTCTCTCCGTCTCAATGCCGTCAGAAAGACCAGAGACGCCAACGGCAGACAGGTCCGTCACGACATCGTTCAGGATCGCAGAAAGCGATTGCTTGATGAAGGAGTGAAAGATTGGGACTTGCCGATCCGAACTGTCGTCGCGCACGACGCTGCAAGCGAATGGTTGCAATCAAGAGAGAATGATACAGGGTTCGCAGTTGAAACAGAGACGTTGATGGTTGATACGTACCAGAGATACCAAGTCCGAAAAAAGCCCGGACTGCGGCCGATTACCCTTTCAGTTCTTGATTTGAAAGGATTTGCACATGTTGTTGATTCCCAAAAGGCGAAGACTACTCTGTTACAGGGGTTGGGATGCGCTAAAGGTCTGGGATGCGGTCTGATGCTTGTCCGCAGACCATGA
- the cas5e gene encoding type I-E CRISPR-associated protein Cas5/CasD, producing the protein MTKYLIFQLYGPLQSWGDVAVGEIRPTSGRPTRSALLGLISACLGIRRHEEERLQKLADSIGIMVRVDAPGMRLTDYHTVQSSREKKKRVFFCRKDELGPFLGSDEDLTTILSRREYLMDALFIVCLWSKKEEDELSLEMLEESLTRPRLLPYLGRKSCPPALPFNPMLAEADGPIEALDRYPVDAVVREIATAPRAVHFFSEPYEGMKGQIKVMSTRDQPLHHGRRQFTTRQEVMISLSEKLLDQGG; encoded by the coding sequence GTGACGAAATATCTCATATTCCAACTCTATGGCCCCTTGCAGTCCTGGGGTGACGTGGCCGTGGGAGAAATACGGCCGACATCGGGCCGCCCGACGCGGTCGGCCCTCCTTGGATTGATTTCGGCGTGCTTGGGTATCCGCCGCCACGAAGAAGAACGCCTTCAAAAACTCGCTGACAGCATAGGGATAATGGTGCGTGTGGACGCCCCGGGGATGCGTTTGACGGATTATCATACGGTGCAAAGTTCCCGAGAAAAAAAGAAACGGGTTTTCTTTTGCAGGAAAGACGAGTTGGGACCATTTCTCGGTTCTGACGAAGACTTGACCACAATTCTCTCCAGAAGAGAGTATCTTATGGATGCGCTTTTCATTGTCTGCCTCTGGTCGAAAAAGGAAGAGGACGAACTATCCCTGGAAATGCTTGAGGAAAGTCTCACTCGTCCGCGCTTGCTGCCGTACCTTGGACGAAAGAGTTGTCCCCCGGCTTTGCCTTTCAATCCCATGCTTGCGGAAGCCGATGGGCCAATCGAGGCTCTCGATCGGTATCCAGTGGACGCTGTAGTCAGAGAGATCGCAACTGCCCCGAGGGCTGTTCATTTCTTCTCGGAGCCATACGAGGGCATGAAAGGACAGATCAAGGTCATGAGCACGAGGGACCAGCCGTTGCACCATGGACGACGCCAGTTCACGACCAGACAGGAAGTCATGATCAGTCTATCCGAAAAGTTGTTGGATCAAGGAGGTTGA
- the cas7e gene encoding type I-E CRISPR-associated protein Cas7/Cse4/CasC: MSKYIQLHILTSYPASNLNRDDLGRPKTVIMGNTQRLRVSSQSLKRAWRTSDVFQQAIGKEIGVRTKEMGKYVYISLESGRKLTDLIEDRDVTSISGIASKDVDNKSKEIAKAIAGVFGKTKSLPTKKEEIEKDPLLDLEIEQLAHFSPSEIKGIERLIEECRTNGAVPEGGQLELLRRENQAADIALFGRMLAASRRYNIEAAVQVAHAMTVHKTEVEDDFFTAVDDLNVEDSGAGHMGIAEFGAGLFYLYVCVDRELLKENLGDDQDLTSRTLQALCRAACTISPGGKQNSFASRAYASYCLAEKGDAQPRTLSVAFLKPVSGDDLLEKAVTCIEKTKSKMENVYGVISESKSFNAAQGTGKLDEICGFVAE, from the coding sequence ATGAGCAAGTACATTCAGCTGCATATTCTGACCAGCTATCCGGCTTCCAATCTGAACAGGGACGACCTTGGCCGACCAAAGACCGTGATCATGGGCAATACACAACGGCTGAGGGTCTCCTCTCAAAGCTTGAAAAGAGCCTGGCGTACTTCCGATGTCTTCCAGCAGGCCATTGGCAAAGAAATCGGCGTCAGAACCAAAGAGATGGGCAAGTATGTCTACATCAGTTTGGAATCCGGAAGAAAACTGACAGATTTGATCGAGGATCGTGATGTTACCTCCATATCCGGAATCGCATCAAAGGATGTTGATAATAAATCAAAAGAAATCGCGAAGGCTATTGCCGGAGTTTTCGGCAAGACCAAGTCTCTTCCCACGAAAAAAGAAGAGATTGAAAAGGATCCGCTCCTGGACCTGGAAATCGAGCAATTGGCTCATTTCAGTCCCAGCGAAATCAAGGGCATAGAGCGACTGATCGAAGAGTGCCGGACGAACGGCGCCGTGCCCGAAGGCGGCCAACTCGAGCTTTTGCGGAGGGAGAACCAGGCCGCGGACATCGCCCTTTTCGGCCGTATGCTCGCCGCGAGCAGACGTTACAACATCGAGGCCGCCGTTCAGGTTGCTCATGCCATGACGGTTCACAAGACAGAGGTCGAGGACGACTTCTTCACCGCCGTGGATGATCTCAATGTCGAGGACTCCGGCGCGGGGCATATGGGCATCGCCGAATTCGGTGCTGGACTGTTCTATCTGTATGTGTGCGTGGATCGTGAGCTGCTGAAGGAAAATCTCGGCGACGATCAGGATTTGACGTCCCGCACCTTGCAGGCCCTTTGCCGTGCCGCCTGCACCATCAGCCCCGGCGGGAAACAGAACAGCTTCGCCTCCCGGGCCTATGCTTCCTATTGCCTCGCGGAAAAGGGCGACGCCCAGCCCCGCACACTTTCCGTCGCCTTTCTCAAACCTGTTTCAGGTGATGATTTGCTGGAGAAAGCGGTAACATGCATTGAAAAAACCAAGAGCAAAATGGAAAACGTATACGGAGTCATCAGCGAATCCAAGTCCTTCAACGCCGCTCAGGGAACAGGGAAGCTTGATGAAATCTGCGGCTTTGTAGCGGAGTAA
- the casB gene encoding type I-E CRISPR-associated protein Cse2/CasB: MKSFGTFLKNEVFWETVLEWFDDLASNRGNRAELRRAKTPFEVYVSSAFQRDFRQRLLHKGILLSEKEAEQLAVGIGVLAHAKNLLQEGHFAKQLATTDKGSQDVRDVRFRKLLAVEKRDDLFTMLVRLTKYLESKVEPKSLVQGAFWWNDKTRKNWAATYYTSA, from the coding sequence ATGAAATCATTCGGGACCTTTCTTAAAAACGAGGTGTTCTGGGAAACAGTTCTGGAGTGGTTCGACGACCTAGCCTCCAATCGAGGAAACAGGGCTGAACTGCGCAGGGCGAAAACTCCCTTTGAAGTCTACGTCTCTTCAGCTTTTCAGAGAGATTTCCGCCAGCGCCTGCTGCACAAGGGAATCTTGCTGAGTGAAAAGGAGGCGGAGCAGTTGGCTGTCGGCATCGGCGTACTGGCGCATGCCAAAAATCTGCTCCAGGAGGGGCACTTCGCCAAACAGCTCGCCACCACGGACAAAGGCAGCCAAGATGTTAGAGATGTCCGGTTTCGAAAACTCTTGGCAGTGGAAAAGAGAGACGATCTGTTTACGATGCTCGTCAGACTCACAAAATACCTGGAAAGCAAGGTCGAACCAAAAAGCTTGGTCCAGGGGGCATTCTGGTGGAACGACAAAACCAGGAAGAACTGGGCAGCCACATATTACACTTCAGCTTAA
- the casA gene encoding type I-E CRISPR-associated protein Cse1/CasA: MNFNLIQERWISVRRVDGSTDKIAPWEVSGGDPPCVDLSLPRMDFRSAMFEFLIGLVQTIFPPKDATEWKEKLVSPPAPEELLQAMERIKSYFNLFEKKPLFLQDFELSASDSSVNHISGLLIDSPGDNALRLNSDFFVKRGRVEALCPPCAAMGLFTLQAFAPSGGKGNRTSLRGGGPLSTITLGETLWEKIWLNVLPLNEKGVESLPASHTIPGSVFPWAAPTRTSEKKGSEILPQDVHFLHAYWGMPRRILLLPEETSAPETCSICSLQGTTVVKEYIQRPYGYNYGDGWTHPLTPYRYQAGDVPPLAVKGAANITGYVNWLGLVYGNIHEDRGSVKPALCIHRQRKSSPNGSARILASGFDMDNMKPRQWCEGELPFVAVADDYREDFREWVEKLVQAADKVKSNLMFGLKEGLFHEIKRRDVSADQTRLSNASGMFWGYTEASFYELVRTMVPVLEHESEEDLLKLRLRWAHVLEQACEKLFQAEVQSALFHPDHARRIHAAQFRMRNFNGAALRKILELPEKWRSIQR, encoded by the coding sequence ATGAATTTCAATCTCATTCAGGAGCGCTGGATATCCGTACGCCGTGTGGATGGGAGTACAGATAAGATTGCTCCATGGGAGGTGTCCGGCGGTGACCCGCCTTGTGTGGATTTGAGTCTCCCACGCATGGATTTTCGAAGCGCCATGTTCGAGTTTTTGATCGGATTGGTCCAAACGATTTTTCCTCCCAAGGATGCGACGGAATGGAAGGAAAAGCTTGTCTCACCCCCTGCTCCGGAAGAACTCCTGCAGGCAATGGAGCGGATCAAAAGTTACTTCAACCTGTTCGAGAAAAAGCCGCTCTTTTTGCAAGACTTTGAGCTTTCGGCATCGGACAGCAGCGTCAACCACATTTCCGGCCTGCTCATCGATTCACCAGGGGACAATGCGTTGCGATTGAACAGCGACTTTTTCGTCAAGCGGGGGCGTGTGGAAGCCCTTTGTCCTCCCTGCGCGGCCATGGGGCTTTTCACATTGCAGGCCTTTGCCCCTTCGGGAGGAAAAGGCAACAGGACGTCGCTCAGGGGCGGCGGGCCTCTTTCGACCATCACCTTGGGCGAAACACTCTGGGAGAAAATTTGGCTCAACGTCCTTCCGCTTAACGAAAAAGGTGTGGAAAGCCTTCCCGCATCTCATACAATACCGGGCAGTGTTTTTCCTTGGGCCGCACCAACCCGGACAAGCGAGAAAAAAGGGAGTGAGATCCTGCCCCAGGACGTTCACTTTCTTCACGCCTACTGGGGGATGCCCCGCCGGATATTGCTCCTGCCCGAAGAAACGTCCGCGCCGGAAACCTGCTCGATCTGCTCTCTACAGGGAACCACTGTAGTCAAAGAATATATCCAGCGTCCCTATGGATACAATTACGGTGACGGATGGACGCATCCCTTGACGCCATATCGCTACCAAGCCGGGGATGTTCCCCCTCTTGCTGTGAAGGGCGCTGCGAACATCACCGGATATGTGAACTGGCTAGGCCTGGTTTATGGTAATATCCATGAGGACAGAGGCTCCGTGAAGCCAGCACTGTGCATTCACCGGCAACGAAAGAGTAGCCCCAACGGCTCAGCTAGAATTCTGGCCAGTGGTTTTGACATGGACAACATGAAGCCGCGCCAGTGGTGCGAAGGAGAACTGCCCTTCGTTGCAGTCGCGGACGATTACCGCGAGGACTTCCGGGAATGGGTGGAAAAGCTTGTCCAAGCGGCGGACAAGGTCAAGAGCAATCTGATGTTCGGCTTGAAGGAAGGACTATTTCACGAAATCAAACGCAGGGACGTGAGCGCCGACCAGACGAGACTGTCCAACGCTTCGGGCATGTTTTGGGGGTACACGGAAGCCTCGTTTTACGAACTCGTCAGAACGATGGTTCCGGTGCTCGAGCATGAGTCTGAAGAAGATCTTTTGAAATTGAGGCTCAGGTGGGCGCATGTTTTGGAGCAGGCATGTGAGAAGCTGTTTCAAGCTGAAGTCCAGAGCGCCTTGTTCCACCCGGACCACGCCCGGCGAATCCATGCCGCCCAATTCAGGATGAGAAACTTCAACGGGGCAGCCTTGCGGAAAATCCTCGAGCTCCCTGAAAAATGGAGGTCGATTCAGAGATGA
- a CDS encoding CRISPR-associated helicase/endonuclease Cas3: MQKVSDRESLIMNDIVYPFWGKWSKETGRHHLLVYHCLDVAAVVQVLIEKDEQIRKRIVRLSGRPIQDILPLLLFFAVLHDMGKFSPAFQEKLPDLVSLLGRKMTGTTAQVHHTELGSWFWNAHIRSKLENEPFCLRSRQIISLNALAEAAYGHHGKPTSPGKNRRHFRGAEDAATSFVDQAIWLFLKDMPFLFDDEESFRRLSWLFSGLLVLADWIGSSEKWFRYEPTAVPLQDYWPTALAQADKAVEECGILHPEPCRQGTFHTLLPNLPPDAKPTSLQAYALMDVFPNPGPQLHIFEDLTGSGKTEAALLRAHRIMSTEEASGLFFALPTMATANAMYSRMAKTYRALFAERGRPSLVLAHGARAIHEEFLGSIELENASTGSAHLEEEESGPECSRWLSDNRKKALLAPCGAGTLDQALLGVLPARHQCLRLLGLSRTVLIADEIHAYDEYTGKILQSLLTFLGAMGASVILLTATLTKALRKQFVQSYLAGRGLEAPDLESESFPLATSISDEGYLEVPLESTRKINVAVQLTDNPDDMFEALHQAHAAGACSCWIRNTVNDAVAAYERLLAEGIPQEDVTLFHARFVMADRLDIEKRVLELFGKNSTPELRKRKIVIGTQVLEQSLNLDWDILLSDLAPMDLMIQRAGRCHRFVFPFARPIGYEKPLMIVLSPEPEPVSRTWYANLLGDSVWVYPRQAVLWRTAHLLKQEGRIELPEKARNLMENAYGGLEAPEILLEADQKAEGDDRAKQTMAYLNTLKLDQGYSIDASDMRWEEDVRVPTRLGEDTIRLRLCTVQNGKINLWVPGRMTATACARSEVPVSAHKVKEPLIADSSLKQELEKFKESMPDQGKYCVLMPLFPSENEEWTGKAVNMKGHEVLVKYNARTGLTII, from the coding sequence ATGCAAAAAGTTTCGGATCGAGAGAGTTTGATAATGAATGATATAGTTTATCCATTCTGGGGAAAATGGAGCAAAGAGACAGGCAGACATCATCTGCTCGTCTACCACTGCCTGGATGTCGCCGCGGTTGTACAGGTCTTGATCGAAAAGGACGAACAGATCAGAAAACGCATCGTTCGCCTTTCCGGTCGACCAATTCAGGACATCCTCCCGCTTCTCCTCTTCTTTGCCGTACTTCACGACATGGGAAAATTCTCTCCCGCATTCCAGGAAAAACTCCCTGATCTCGTATCATTGCTGGGAAGGAAGATGACGGGCACGACCGCTCAAGTCCACCACACAGAACTGGGTTCCTGGTTCTGGAACGCCCATATTCGCTCCAAGCTGGAAAATGAACCTTTCTGCTTGCGCAGTCGCCAGATCATCTCCTTGAACGCCTTGGCCGAAGCGGCTTACGGCCACCACGGCAAACCGACGTCTCCTGGAAAAAATCGCCGCCATTTCCGTGGCGCGGAGGATGCGGCCACGTCCTTTGTGGATCAGGCGATTTGGCTTTTCCTGAAAGACATGCCGTTTCTCTTTGACGATGAGGAATCGTTTCGGCGATTGTCCTGGCTGTTCTCCGGCCTGCTCGTACTCGCAGACTGGATCGGATCTTCCGAAAAGTGGTTTCGCTATGAGCCAACGGCCGTGCCGTTACAAGACTATTGGCCGACCGCTCTCGCCCAGGCGGACAAGGCGGTCGAGGAATGCGGCATTTTGCACCCCGAGCCGTGCCGTCAGGGAACCTTCCATACCCTTCTCCCCAACCTCCCTCCGGATGCAAAACCGACCTCGCTGCAAGCTTACGCGCTCATGGATGTTTTCCCCAATCCAGGGCCACAGTTGCATATCTTCGAGGACTTGACCGGTAGCGGAAAAACCGAGGCCGCCCTTCTCCGCGCCCACCGAATCATGTCCACCGAAGAGGCTAGCGGGCTTTTCTTTGCCTTACCGACCATGGCCACGGCCAACGCCATGTATTCACGCATGGCCAAGACCTATCGGGCGCTTTTCGCGGAAAGGGGCAGACCGTCTCTCGTGCTTGCCCACGGCGCGCGGGCAATCCATGAGGAATTTCTAGGGTCCATTGAACTGGAAAACGCCTCGACCGGATCGGCCCATTTGGAAGAAGAAGAGAGCGGGCCGGAATGCAGTCGGTGGCTTTCGGACAACCGCAAGAAGGCCCTGCTTGCGCCATGCGGGGCCGGCACCCTGGACCAGGCATTGCTTGGAGTGCTTCCGGCACGGCACCAGTGCCTGCGACTGCTGGGCCTTTCCCGCACAGTGCTCATTGCGGACGAAATTCACGCCTATGATGAGTATACCGGCAAGATCCTCCAGAGCTTGCTTACCTTTTTGGGAGCCATGGGCGCCAGCGTCATCCTGCTCACGGCCACCCTGACCAAGGCGCTTCGCAAACAGTTTGTCCAGTCCTATCTTGCCGGCCGGGGACTCGAAGCCCCGGATCTGGAGAGCGAGAGCTTTCCATTGGCCACCAGCATTTCGGATGAAGGATATCTGGAAGTTCCTCTTGAATCGACCCGGAAAATCAATGTCGCGGTCCAACTGACCGACAACCCGGACGACATGTTCGAGGCCTTGCACCAGGCGCATGCGGCTGGGGCTTGCTCCTGCTGGATCAGAAACACCGTGAACGACGCCGTCGCCGCCTACGAACGGTTGCTGGCAGAGGGGATTCCACAGGAAGACGTTACTCTTTTCCATGCCCGATTTGTTATGGCCGATCGATTGGACATCGAAAAACGCGTGCTCGAACTCTTCGGCAAGAACTCCACACCTGAGCTTAGAAAGAGGAAAATTGTGATCGGGACCCAGGTTCTGGAACAATCGCTCAATTTGGACTGGGACATTCTCCTTTCCGATCTGGCTCCCATGGATTTGATGATTCAACGGGCGGGACGCTGTCACCGGTTCGTGTTTCCATTTGCTCGTCCGATCGGCTACGAAAAACCGCTTATGATTGTTCTTTCTCCAGAACCGGAACCGGTCTCAAGAACCTGGTATGCAAATCTTCTCGGCGATTCCGTCTGGGTCTACCCCCGACAAGCCGTGCTCTGGCGCACGGCCCATCTGCTCAAGCAGGAAGGCCGCATTGAGCTTCCCGAAAAGGCGCGGAATCTGATGGAAAACGCTTATGGAGGTTTGGAAGCTCCGGAAATCCTGCTCGAAGCCGACCAAAAGGCCGAAGGCGACGATCGGGCCAAGCAGACAATGGCCTACCTGAACACGCTCAAGCTCGACCAGGGATACTCGATTGACGCATCCGACATGCGTTGGGAGGAAGACGTCCGGGTTCCAACGCGTTTGGGAGAGGACACGATTCGCCTCCGCCTCTGCACGGTGCAAAACGGCAAGATCAACTTGTGGGTTCCGGGAAGGATGACCGCGACGGCCTGCGCCAGATCCGAGGTTCCGGTCAGCGCACATAAGGTCAAGGAACCTTTGATCGCTGATTCGTCTCTCAAGCAAGAGCTGGAAAAGTTCAAGGAAAGTATGCCGGACCAAGGCAAGTACTGCGTGCTCATGCCGCTCTTTCCGTCGGAAAATGAAGAATGGACGGGAAAGGCTGTGAATATGAAAGGACATGAAGTGCTTGTTAAATACAATGCCAGGACGGGTCTGACTATCATTTGA
- a CDS encoding ORF6N domain-containing protein, with product MEQGRCSQTNGGGWSYHNLRNGHSGSKLQMTSGRKNMTDLVPLEAITGKILLLRGVKVMLDRDLAELYGVETKVLKRQVRRNIDRFPDDFMFEMTPDEITNLRCHFGTSSWGGTRYLPMAFTEQGVAMLSSVLNSKRAIQVNIQIMRAFTKLRQMLATHDDLRRKIEDMEAKYDEQFRVVFEALRQLLETEEQPERRIGFLRENAKSFGSREFDNE from the coding sequence ATGGAACAAGGCCGTTGCTCCCAAACGAACGGGGGCGGGTGGAGTTATCACAATCTTCGTAACGGTCACTCTGGATCGAAACTCCAGATGACGTCAGGGAGGAAAAACATGACGGACCTTGTTCCCCTGGAAGCCATCACCGGCAAGATTCTTTTGCTGCGCGGCGTGAAGGTTATGTTGGATCGGGATTTGGCGGAATTGTACGGGGTGGAAACGAAAGTTCTCAAAAGACAAGTGCGTAGAAACATTGATCGATTCCCGGACGATTTCATGTTCGAAATGACACCGGATGAAATCACGAACTTGAGGTGCCATTTTGGCACCTCAAGTTGGGGCGGTACGCGTTACCTCCCGATGGCCTTCACCGAGCAAGGCGTGGCCATGCTTTCCTCGGTCCTGAACAGCAAACGGGCCATCCAGGTCAATATCCAGATCATGCGCGCCTTCACCAAGCTCCGCCAAATGCTGGCCACCCACGACGACCTGCGCCGAAAAATCGAGGACATGGAAGCCAAGTACGACGAACAGTTCCGCGTCGTGTTCGAAGCGTTGCGGCAGTTGCTGGAGACCGAGGAGCAGCCGGAGCGGCGGATTGGGTTTCTCAGAGAGAATGCAAAAAGTTTCGGATCGAGAGAGTTTGATAATGAATGA